Part of the Canis aureus isolate CA01 chromosome 3, VMU_Caureus_v.1.0, whole genome shotgun sequence genome, GCAGATTCTAAGGCTGCTCACATTTCTGCACTGAAGCTATACTGCATCTGCGGTGGCTGGCTGAGCTGAGGGTGGAAAGCCGAGGTCTCTTCAGGGCTGGAGGAACCAGCAGCAGGAATGGTTCTCTCCAGGGACAATGCAGTGCCCTGCAAGAGTTAGCCTCTGTCAGGGCCAAGAGCTGGATAATTGGAGAATGTCCCAATAAGAGTCCAATTGGCCAaggagggcctgctgtgctggcaAGTGGCATGCCTGCCCAGGTCCCAGGCACATCAGGAGGAATGGCAGGCCACCAGCTCCCAATATGGGGTTTAGCACTGAGGCCAGTTCTGCCTTCTTGGCTAAAAGCTTCCAGAGCCGGGGAGGAGGCAGCAGCATTCGGGAAATGCCACTGGCGATGgtgagtggggagaggacatATTGATCTCTGCTGGAACCTGCGATAGGGCTGGGTGGCGATATCTGATCAGAGGGGTTTGCAGTGACTGACCCCTCTGGTTCCTGTTGGTAGGGTGAGCCTGGAAAGAGAGCCTCAGGGGGAGGAATGGAGTTCTGTAGGGTCAGTTCTGTGCATCCAGAACCCAGCCTGGGGCATGGAAGActgcaggggaggaagaggagtggAGGATGGCTGACCTAACAGAAAGAGCCAATGTGCTCAGCAAGGTGCAGAGAGGGGGGAAAAGGCAGGGAGCATCCATAATGATAGCCAGAATTGCCATGGCCGGTTGGGTCAAGAATCACAACAAGCAAACAGCTGTGGCCTTGAGCCCCTCCCAGCTTTGGGAGAGACCCTGGAGCTCTAGAAACATCCTACCAGACGGTCTACACCTGGTGTTCTCTAGCTGGGTCAGCTGAGGGCGCTGAGTTGCAGTCCTGCCCTTTTCATGGAGGGTTTTGAGTTAAATGTAGTTAGTGGGCAAGGAGGGGCCCTCTGGGACCAGGTCGTCGACGTCACCCAGGAGTTCGTGTTCACTGGCCGTGGCGGCGTGCTGCAGGTGGCGAAGGCGCGCCTGGAGCTGCTCCTGCTCCTTCTTGAGCTCCAGGTAGGAGTGCGAGAAGGTGTGGAAGATGGATGTGGCTGGGAAGGCCATGATGAGGATCCCACTCAGGATGCTGCTGAGGGCCACCATCTGGCCCGGCACGCTGCGCGGGACCATGTCTCCGTAGCCCACCGTGGTCATGGAGATGACGGCCCACCAGTAGGAGGCCGGGATGCTGGTGAACTCCAGGACCCGCCCGGACTCGTTCTCGGCCACGTAGaccagaggggagaagagggtgACGGCCacgcagaggaagaggaggagcaggccaAACTCGCGCGTGCAGCGGCGCACGGTGAGGCCCAGGCTCTGCAGCCCCAGCGAGTGGCGGGCCAGGCGCATCACGTAGAGGATGCGCAGCGCCCGCAGCACCCGCAGCGCCAGCCCCACCTTCTCCAGGTACGAGCCCCCGCCCAGCCTCTCGCCATCCTCCCGGGGCTCGCCCGACACCGCCAGGGACACGTAGTACGGGGAGATGGCCAGGATGTCGATGATGTTCAGGGGGCCTTGGAAAAACTCACACTTGTTCTGGGCCTGGACAAACCGCAGACAGAACTCCAGGGAAAACCAGGCCACGCAGACCGTCTCCACGATGAAAATATAGTAGCACTTCTGAGAGCACTCACCCTGGGGAGGCGATAAAATGCAGGATGAGAGTGGTGGGCGGCAGTgctgggaagggaggaagaaaccATGCCGAGAAGTGACTCCTTGTATCTGTAGTGACATCGACATCAGTATCAATACCATATATATCTATAGGTTCTATATAGATTCTATTTATACCATATAGTTTTTCTCTGTTTGTATATTACCTATCATCTCTCGATCTCAATTGAGCTCCGTGTGCTGTAGACTCTCAAAATCCCCTTTTTAGATAGCTCTCGAGTTGTGGCCGGGCACGTGGCCAGTCAGCTAGATCGGGGACCACCctttccagcctcccttgcagcaaAGTGTGGCCAAATAACAAAGAACCCACTCATGAAATGTGAACAGAAGTGATGTGTGCCACCTCCCATCCCAGGACTTAGGATGTTGGTGTGAGTTCCTACATACTTTTTCATTGTCAGCTGGGGCAACCCACATGGCCCTGCAACCCAGCCTAGAACCTACAGATTGGACCAATGCCCCAGGAGAGGATGGAGTGGGAAGTGGGATGGAGTGGAAACAATCTTGAGTCTCCAACTGAGAGCTGCTCACTCACCTCATCCCTCTTTGCAAGAGaaatcagtatctttttttttttttaattttattttcgggaggggaggggcagacggagtaggagagagaatctcaagctgactccacaccgagtgcagagccagatgcggggctccgtctcataaccctgaggtcgtgatctgagccgaaatcaagagttggggcCCCaatatctattttgttttcttgtcatttttttaaagattttatttatttatttacaacagacacagagagagaggcagtaagagacataggtagagggagaagcaggctccctgcatggagcccgatgcagaactcaatcccaggaccccaggatcacgacctgagccaaaggcagatgcttaactactgagccatccaggtgcccaccACCCAATATCTATTTTGTTTAAAGCCATTCTATCTTGGGGCCTCTTTGTTATAGCAACCAACCTTCACCTTCACTAATCTAAGCCCCTTTTGTGTTCCATGCATTGTTCTAGTGTTGTCACTTCTGCtacatgtgatgtcatgagcaggCAATGTGACCCCATTTTATGCCGAGGATATGGTTCCAAGCAGTGAAATGACTTGCCTGAGCTCACGTACATAGTAGATGATCTCTCAGCCACTGCATGGTATTTTGTAACTTCCTTACCTaccattcttcattcattcatccaacaaaaatGCATGGAGGGCTCATCTGTACTAGGCTCCGAGGCTCCGGGGTTAAAGTAGTAGAGAAGCAGATGTCAATTCTGGGAGATTGGAGCCtggtggggcagagagagctcCTGTGTCCCCGGTACAGCCCTGTGATGGATGATTGCAACTATTCACACAGGGTCTGTTGCCCTCTGGAGATTGCAGCTAGGTGGGGGCTACTGTGGATTCACTGTTGCATCATTCATGCTCcctgcctggctcctggctcccaaTAGAGAGTTCCATTGGCCCCTGTGCCACTTAAAGCATGGCCCTCGGACCAAAAGCATCAGCTTCCCTGGAGAGCTTGTAAGAAACACAGAATCGTGGGCCTCACCCCAGCCCTAAGGAATCAAAACCTGCATCTTAACAATCTCTCAAGTGATTCATGCGCACATCAAAGTTCAAGGAGCTCTGGTCTGGCACAGTGGTTCTGAGCCTTGGCtgtacattagaatcatctgggggcTTTGAAACCCCCTGATGTCCTGGTTAGGACCTCAGA contains:
- the KCNG4 gene encoding voltage-gated potassium channel regulatory subunit KCNG4 isoform X2, whose amino-acid sequence is MPMPFRARGLPPGHGHRASCSPLSPLLPGPLQPPPAKGLYYRRARQVGALDASPAADLKKEILVNVGGRRYVLPWSTLDDFPLSRLSKLRLCRNHEEISQLCDDYDEDNQEFFFDRSPSAFGMIVSFLAAGRLALLRGTCVLSFREELAYWGIEEAHLEKCCLRELLRKLEELAELRQQETLHLRQEARRPSGDPSRWGVFMHWLRETVENPHSGLPGKVFACLSILFVATTAVSLCVSTMPDLRAEEDKGECSQKCYYIFIVETVCVAWFSLEFCLRFVQAQNKCEFFQGPLNIIDILAISPYYVSLAVSGEPREDGERLGGGSYLEKVGLALRVLRALRILYVMRLARHSLGLQSLGLTVRRCTREFGLLLLFLCVAVTLFSPLVYVAENESGRVLEFTSIPASYWWAVISMTTVGYGDMVPRSVPGQMVALSSILSGILIMAFPATSIFHTFSHSYLELKKEQEQLQARLRHLQHAATASEHELLGDVDDLVPEGPSLPTNYI